In a single window of the Rhineura floridana isolate rRhiFlo1 chromosome 3, rRhiFlo1.hap2, whole genome shotgun sequence genome:
- the ENDOU gene encoding uridylate-specific endoribonuclease: MKTWAFLFLAGVVCSLASGSLYGPPDSCKGRCNEKYNPRDVCHCNGKCEKYQNCCEDYRIHCRQTNTDGKETGTASDGGFSSSDDAIANEELQQASEKLYQSDSNRAEESDIILSKQHFTSKTKEDKDQSPEPLFSYVNQEKLFSKPTYASFIKLLDNYHKKVGTGEDFTGEQLKEQDNFLKEVMNTEVMKELYRFLHNKNRYDTETEFVADLKKMWFGLYSRGNDDGDSSGFEHVFIGEVKKGKVSGFHNWIRFYLLEKQEIINYFSYNYDGPWTSYPDVLGMQFNWDGFYKEVGTAFIGSSPEFEFGLYSLCFIARPGKICRLKIGGHNLGIQTYTWDKSTYDNGKKYLATAYVVSP, from the exons CTTTGTATGGCCCTCCTGATTCCTGCAAAGGGCGATGTAATGAGAAATACAACCCAAGAGATGTTTGCCACTGTAATGGTAAATGTGAAAAATACCAGAACTGTTGTGAAGACTATCGCATTCATTGCAGACAAA CGAATACAGATGGCAAAGAAACAGGCACAGCATCTGATG GGGGATTCTCCAGTAGTGATGATGCCATCGCCAATGAAGAACTGCAACAAGCATCTGAGAAGCTTTACCAAAGCGACAGCAACAGAGCCGAGGAGTCTGACATCATCCTTAGCAAGCAACACTTCACTTCGAAGACTAAGGAGGATAAGGACCAATCTCCAGAACC ACTCTTCAGCTATGTCAATCAAGAGAAGCTGTTCTCCAAGCCTACTTATGCCAGTTTCATTAAGCTGTTGGATAATTATCATAAAAAAGTAGGGACGGGGGAAGACTTCACTGGCGAGCAACTGAAGGAGCAGGATAACTTCCTCAAGGAGGTCATGAACACAGAAGTCATGAAAGAGCTTTATAGATTCCTTCATAACAAAA ACCGTTATGACACAGAAACAGAGTTTGTTGCTGACCTTAAGAAGATGTGGTTTGGCCTTTATTCCAGGGGCAATGATGACGGTGACTCCAGTGGCTTTGAGCATGTGTTTATAG GAGAAGTCAAGAAAGGAAAAGTATCTGGATTCCACAACTGGATTCGTTTTTATCTGCTGGAGAAACAGGAAATAATTAACTATTTCAGCTACAACTATGACGGCCCG tGGACCTCATACCCAGATGTGTTGGGAATGCAGTTCAATTGGGATGGATTTTACAAAGAGGTTGGGACAGCCTTCATTGGAAGCAGCCCTGAATTCGAATTTGGCCTCTATTCACTGTGTTTCATTGCAAGGCCTGGGAAAAT ATGTCGCCTGAAAATTGGGGGCCACAACCTGGGGATCCAGACATATACTTGGGATAAATCCACCTATGACAATGGCAAAAAGTACTTAGCCACAGCTTATGTGGTGTCCCCGTGA